A genomic region of Candidatus Bathyarchaeota archaeon contains the following coding sequences:
- a CDS encoding molybdopterin-dependent oxidoreductase, translating into MVEEELEVKKIGCHSGEPGCWCRCGLLAYVDKKTGRLVKVTGNPEHPVSRGFVCEERIRHMVDFIYHPDQLKYPFKRVGEKGSGQWQRISWNQALDEIAAKLKELINKYGPECIAVAEGTYRTDLYWARSRFLFAIGNPGNVTSPGTICSTCDVSMQYCIYGNNTHTPDIANSKCIVLDSRHPSESLPQQWNNIMRRKASGEEVHLIVLDPRFTEEARVADYWLQLRPGTDAGVFLAWMYVILKEKLYDQEFIERWSNGPLLLRIDKDWWLTEKDLVKGGRDDRYVAIDKKRGPVIWDPVMQQFYTLSGEPIPDGDVKVELEGYFKVEDIDGQTVECKTAFTAFKERVMEYPPEKMSEITWVPEKLLAESARLYATTKPACMYRGVAPDQLGRASMSVEIARCMLRILTGNLDVVGGDIMTQPGPEIGGRMFLREALLDYQDHLSPEMKKKQLGADIFPIMAWPMFDLVKPHYKRVWRINPCVSGHMFGVNWPVLARAIITGKPYPIKSLIIWAGNPAVWAPNTKLVYQALSSPNLELTVVIDRWMNPSCTFADYVLPAATKSLERPYVATFEDFHPGLTVWEKAIEPLGERKDEYWMFRELAKRLLPEEKWRDAFPWETLEEADNARLEPIGLTLEEAKDLYVIATWKPRSYEHINPDTGRPRGFGTPTGRAEIWVTIFKQLGRSPLPYYIEPYESPVTQPELAKEYPLILTTGGRFRPQFHSELRQWGMGMREQHPDPLVEIHPETARELGIAEGEWVWIETKRGKILMKAKISSAIHPKVVNAEASWWYPELPGDKYWWYGNFISNTNVLVPDDLETLDPYTGSWQNRALLCKVYRAVGFAPFMQFPANR; encoded by the coding sequence AAAAAAATAGGCTGCCACAGTGGTGAGCCAGGGTGTTGGTGCCGTTGTGGCTTGTTAGCTTATGTAGATAAAAAGACTGGGCGTCTTGTAAAGGTTACAGGCAACCCGGAACACCCTGTGAGTCGAGGATTTGTATGCGAAGAAAGAATACGCCATATGGTGGACTTTATTTACCATCCTGACCAACTTAAGTATCCTTTTAAACGTGTCGGCGAAAAAGGTTCAGGGCAATGGCAAAGAATATCGTGGAATCAAGCCCTTGATGAAATTGCTGCCAAACTTAAGGAGTTAATTAATAAGTACGGTCCAGAATGCATAGCCGTTGCTGAAGGAACCTATCGAACTGATCTTTATTGGGCAAGATCTAGATTTTTGTTTGCAATAGGCAACCCTGGTAATGTTACTTCGCCTGGAACCATATGCTCTACGTGTGATGTTTCTATGCAATATTGCATTTACGGTAACAATACGCATACACCGGATATAGCTAATTCAAAATGTATCGTTCTGGATAGTAGACACCCTTCAGAGTCGCTACCGCAACAATGGAATAACATAATGAGACGGAAGGCAAGCGGAGAAGAGGTTCACCTCATAGTTTTGGATCCAAGATTTACTGAAGAGGCTAGAGTGGCGGATTATTGGCTTCAACTGAGACCAGGAACAGACGCTGGAGTTTTCTTAGCATGGATGTACGTCATACTCAAAGAGAAACTGTATGATCAAGAGTTTATTGAGAGATGGTCTAACGGGCCATTATTGCTTAGAATAGACAAAGATTGGTGGCTCACTGAGAAAGACCTTGTTAAGGGCGGCAGGGATGACAGATATGTAGCCATAGACAAAAAGCGAGGCCCTGTCATATGGGATCCAGTTATGCAGCAATTCTACACACTGAGCGGTGAGCCTATTCCAGACGGGGACGTTAAAGTTGAACTGGAAGGATACTTCAAAGTGGAGGACATCGACGGGCAAACTGTTGAATGTAAAACTGCGTTTACAGCCTTTAAAGAAAGAGTTATGGAGTATCCTCCAGAGAAAATGTCCGAGATTACGTGGGTTCCGGAAAAGCTCTTAGCGGAGTCGGCTAGGCTTTACGCCACGACAAAGCCTGCATGCATGTATAGAGGTGTGGCTCCAGACCAGCTAGGCAGGGCTTCAATGTCTGTTGAAATAGCCCGCTGCATGCTGAGAATACTCACCGGAAACCTAGACGTGGTTGGCGGAGACATTATGACGCAGCCAGGTCCAGAGATAGGCGGAAGAATGTTTCTGAGGGAAGCTTTGCTAGACTATCAAGATCACCTTTCACCTGAAATGAAAAAGAAGCAGCTTGGAGCAGACATATTCCCAATAATGGCTTGGCCTATGTTCGACCTTGTGAAACCTCATTATAAAAGGGTTTGGAGAATTAATCCGTGTGTTTCAGGGCACATGTTCGGTGTGAACTGGCCAGTCTTGGCTAGGGCAATAATCACGGGTAAGCCATATCCAATTAAAAGCCTAATAATATGGGCTGGAAACCCAGCTGTGTGGGCCCCCAACACCAAACTTGTCTATCAAGCATTAAGTAGCCCAAACCTAGAGCTGACAGTTGTGATAGATCGTTGGATGAACCCGTCATGCACTTTTGCAGACTACGTGTTGCCCGCTGCGACAAAGTCTCTTGAAAGGCCTTATGTAGCAACGTTTGAAGACTTCCATCCAGGATTAACCGTTTGGGAGAAAGCGATTGAACCTTTAGGCGAAAGAAAAGATGAGTATTGGATGTTTAGAGAGCTTGCAAAAAGACTATTGCCGGAAGAAAAATGGAGAGACGCTTTTCCATGGGAAACTTTGGAGGAGGCTGACAATGCTAGGCTTGAACCTATTGGGTTAACTCTTGAAGAGGCTAAAGACCTTTACGTAATAGCTACATGGAAGCCGAGGAGCTATGAGCATATCAACCCGGACACGGGTAGGCCGAGAGGCTTTGGCACCCCCACTGGTAGAGCTGAAATCTGGGTGACAATATTTAAACAACTTGGAAGAAGTCCTCTTCCATACTACATTGAACCTTATGAAAGTCCTGTGACGCAACCGGAATTAGCTAAAGAGTATCCATTAATACTCACTACTGGAGGTAGGTTCAGGCCACAATTCCATTCTGAGCTGAGACAATGGGGAATGGGAATGCGGGAACAACACCCAGATCCGCTTGTTGAAATACACCCCGAGACAGCGCGAGAACTTGGTATAGCTGAAGGCGAATGGGTTTGGATAGAAACAAAAAGAGGCAAAATACTCATGAAAGCAAAAATATCAAGCGCAATACATCCCAAGGTTGTTAACGCCGAGGCCAGCTGGTGGTACCCGGAGCTTCCGGGAGACAAGTACTGGTGGTATGGCAACTTTATATCAAACACCAACGTGCTTGTGCCAGACGACCTTGAAACTCTAGATCCCTACACTGGCTCTTGGCAAAACAGGGCTCTCTTATGCAAAGTTTACCGAGCAGTAGGCTTTGCGCCCTTCATGCAATTCCCAGCGAATAGATAG
- a CDS encoding molybdopterin-dependent oxidoreductase, which produces MAKVVRTVCGGCMCECGVLVHIDDNGKAFRIEGDPHHPLNEGYMCPKGLAFLQLVYHSERLKYPLKRAGAKGEGLWKRVTWEEALNDITRELLRIKNEYGPEAIAVSYGTYPKRAAIGLSIFLAAVGSPNQLIGNCHYCYTPHLTADLLTCGEVYTCEFGVPDYRKSKCIVLWGYNPLHTYPPLGKKIIKAKNKGAKLIVVDPRLTELAAMADVWLQIRPGTDGALALGMLNVIINRKLYDSDFVEKWCYGFDQLAERVQEYPPEKVEKITWVPKEDIIEAAEIYATLKPASLQSHLGVSMSYNSVQTSRALSILVAITGNIDIRGGAEISNYPIKLTYMNIKKQLRLSREMEKKAIGSETYPLLSGPNSFRCLTHPPSVIEAMLTGKPYPVKALIATSNLAVSFEDSRKVVDAFKNLELLVVMDFFMTPTAELADYVLPSATYLECDDICDAFCYTNFIAARQKAIEPIGECRDDNEVLFELVKRMGIKLPFPVSTYKEFLDYRLKELNMAFEDFKKKGYVFSQVIEERYKKGLLREDGKPGFRTPTGKCELYSTLLEKYGYDPLPNYVEPPESPYSTPELVREYPLILITGARHISSYQTMGHNIPYLRELLPYPSVEIHPETAEKLGIKDGDWVYIETPKGNGRVRMKAALTYGIHPQVVSAQALWWYPEEKNYEKKTFEPNINVLIPLKPTYGYEAIVGTTVMRGLLCKVYKAED; this is translated from the coding sequence ATGGCCAAAGTAGTGCGGACTGTATGCGGAGGTTGCATGTGCGAATGCGGAGTACTAGTTCACATCGATGACAATGGGAAAGCCTTTAGAATTGAAGGAGACCCTCATCACCCCTTGAATGAAGGCTACATGTGTCCTAAGGGTTTAGCTTTCTTGCAACTAGTTTATCATTCGGAAAGGCTAAAGTATCCTCTTAAAAGAGCGGGAGCAAAGGGGGAAGGACTGTGGAAACGAGTAACATGGGAAGAAGCGTTAAATGACATAACCAGAGAGCTCTTAAGAATAAAAAACGAGTACGGACCCGAGGCCATTGCGGTTTCATATGGAACGTATCCGAAAAGGGCGGCCATTGGGTTAAGCATATTCTTAGCCGCAGTAGGCTCGCCTAACCAACTCATTGGAAATTGCCACTACTGTTATACTCCTCACTTAACCGCCGACTTGCTTACTTGTGGCGAAGTGTACACGTGTGAGTTTGGTGTGCCAGACTATAGAAAGAGCAAATGTATAGTTTTGTGGGGATACAATCCGCTGCACACTTACCCGCCATTAGGGAAAAAGATTATTAAAGCAAAAAATAAGGGCGCAAAACTTATTGTTGTTGATCCGCGCTTAACCGAGCTGGCAGCAATGGCTGATGTTTGGTTGCAGATCAGACCTGGAACAGATGGAGCTCTGGCTCTTGGTATGCTTAACGTTATAATAAACCGGAAGCTTTACGATTCTGATTTTGTGGAAAAATGGTGTTATGGTTTTGATCAATTAGCTGAAAGGGTTCAAGAATACCCGCCAGAAAAAGTTGAGAAAATCACTTGGGTGCCGAAAGAAGACATAATCGAGGCGGCTGAAATTTATGCAACTTTAAAACCTGCGTCGCTTCAGTCTCACCTTGGAGTGTCAATGAGTTACAATTCGGTGCAAACCAGCAGAGCGTTGTCAATTCTTGTGGCCATAACGGGCAACATAGACATAAGAGGAGGTGCGGAAATTTCAAATTACCCGATAAAGCTCACTTACATGAACATCAAAAAGCAACTGCGCTTAAGCAGGGAAATGGAAAAAAAGGCGATAGGCTCCGAAACTTATCCACTTCTTTCTGGACCTAACTCTTTTAGATGTTTAACTCACCCGCCAAGCGTTATTGAGGCCATGTTAACTGGGAAACCATATCCAGTCAAAGCGTTGATTGCAACTTCCAATCTTGCGGTTAGCTTTGAAGATAGCAGAAAGGTTGTGGATGCATTCAAAAATTTGGAATTGCTGGTCGTAATGGATTTCTTTATGACTCCAACTGCTGAGCTTGCAGATTACGTTTTACCATCAGCAACATACCTTGAATGTGACGATATATGTGATGCATTTTGTTATACAAATTTTATAGCAGCACGCCAGAAAGCTATAGAACCTATTGGTGAATGTAGAGACGACAACGAGGTGCTCTTTGAACTTGTGAAAAGAATGGGCATTAAACTGCCCTTTCCAGTATCCACTTATAAGGAGTTTTTAGACTATCGCCTAAAAGAGTTGAACATGGCTTTTGAAGATTTTAAGAAAAAAGGATATGTGTTCTCTCAAGTTATTGAGGAGAGATATAAGAAAGGCTTGCTTCGAGAGGATGGTAAGCCTGGTTTTAGAACACCCACTGGTAAGTGTGAGTTATACTCAACTCTTCTTGAAAAGTATGGATATGACCCACTGCCAAATTATGTTGAGCCGCCTGAAAGCCCGTACTCTACTCCTGAATTGGTGAGGGAGTACCCGCTAATACTGATAACAGGTGCGAGACACATATCCTCCTATCAAACAATGGGCCATAATATCCCATACTTACGGGAGCTTTTACCATATCCCTCGGTTGAGATCCATCCTGAAACAGCCGAAAAACTTGGTATTAAGGATGGAGACTGGGTTTACATAGAAACTCCCAAAGGCAATGGACGCGTAAGGATGAAAGCTGCGCTAACCTATGGCATTCATCCACAAGTTGTTTCTGCTCAAGCTTTATGGTGGTATCCAGAGGAGAAAAACTATGAAAAGAAAACGTTCGAACCAAACATAAACGTGCTGATACCGCTAAAACCTACCTACGGCTATGAAGCAATAGTTGGGACAACGGTCATGAGGGGGCTTCTCTGTAAAGTTTACAAAGCGGAGGACTAA